In Anthonomus grandis grandis chromosome 6, icAntGran1.3, whole genome shotgun sequence, one DNA window encodes the following:
- the LOC126737140 gene encoding SET domain-containing protein SmydA-8-like isoform X2: MAGITYKIQKNELLGRYMVANKDLKQGELILKESPAILGPHLNGPARCFRCLQVINLMMCSFCDECNTALLCVNHCKGKYHPEEECLTLKTQKIKGQLLAENPAAILPLKCLLLGIYNPDLFSDIMDMEAHMEKRRDTAIWRRHRISVEDVLKDTNLLSDKDIKEELVQKVCGILDVNTFEVRPPPSEQFSYTPNPVQSRLRALYPLAALMAHDCTQNTHVSVDDNFVMSIYASVDIGEGEPILNNYANVLDGNQERHQHLLEGKYFICKCKRCIDPSEFGTEISSLVCHKCRKGFLRYTEIEDGFKIWKCSDCNLCFKDFLINLAIEEGRNRINDMDLTDIRGLEDLYRRLLLTFHPNHFLLLELKQIMVGLYSKLPPTKNNLNRKIDLCGRLMSVFGRIEPGISRIKALTMYELHTALVDIANKRYRDNELNDHELLKELETAERILKESIKFLLYEPPKSPEGRLAQDAMGELKMLRNSIKNIQQNVLIDAERKAVGDKKAEITKRLKDKLEKGKVEKNNSALIKEQPEKIIPTIDGQEKHQPKKKKNKNKNKQK; encoded by the exons ATGGCTGGAATaacttataaaatacaaaaaaatgaattattggGGCG GTATATGGTTGCAAATAAAGATCTAAAACAAGGAGAACTTATACTGAAAGAATCTCCTGCTATATTAGGACCTCATTTAAATGGACCTGCAAGATGTTTTAGATGCTTACAAGTTATAAACTTGATGATGTGCTCCTTTTGCGACGAATGTAATACAGCTCTACTGTGTGTTAATCATTGTAAAG GTAAATATCATCCCGAAGAAGAATGCCTAACTTTAAAAACGCAAAAAATCAAAGGCCAATTACTGGCGGAGAATCCGGCAGCAATTCTCCccttaaaatgtcttttattggGGATTTATAATCCAGATCTATTTTCTGATATCATGGACATGGAGGCGCATATGGAGAAAAGGAGGGATACAGCTATTTGGAGAAGGCACAGGATTTCTGTTGAAGATGTTCTCAAAGATACGAACTTGTTAAGTGATAAAGATATTAAAGAGGAACTTGTGCAAAAGGTTTGCGGGATTTTGGATGTGAATACTTTTGAG gtAAGACCTCCACCTAGTGAACAATTTAGCTACACCCCAAATCCAGTGCAAAGTCGCCTAAGAGCCCTCTATCCATTAGCAGCCCTCATGGCACACGATTGTACCCAAAACACTCATGTGTCTGTAGATGATAATTTCGTAATGAGTATTTATGCTAGTGTAGATATTGGAGAGGGTGAACCTATACTAAACAACTACGCCAATGTATTAGAT GGTAACCAGGAGAGACATCAGCACTTATTAGAAGGCAAATACTTTATATGTAAGTGCAAAAGGTGCATAGATCCTTCGGAGTTTGGTACTGAAATTAGCTCTCTGGTTTGCCATAAATGCAGGAAAGGATTTTTAAGATATACAGAAATTGAAGACGGTTTCAAAATATGGAAGTGCAGCGATTGCAACTTATGTTTTAAagactttttgataaatttagcTATTGAAGAGGGAAGAAACAGGATAAATGATATGG ATCTAACAGACATTCGTGGACTGGAAGACTTATATAGACGTTTGTTATTAACCTTCCATCCAAATCATTTTCTTTTGTTAGAACTAAAGCAAATTATGGTTGGCTTGTATTCAAAATTGCCTCCAACCAAGaataatttaaacagaaaaatcgATTTATGTGGTAGATTAATGTCTGTATTTGGACGAATAGAACCAGGAATCTCTAGAATTAAAG CACTTACAATGTACGAGTTGCATACAGCCTTAGTAGACATAGCCAATAAACGATATAGAGACAATGAACTAAATGACCATGAACTACTCAAAGAACTTGAAACGGCTGAAAGGATCCTTAAGgaatctattaaatttttattgtatgaaCCTCCCAAAAGTCCGGAAGGAAGACTTGCCCAAGATGCAATGGGCGAACTGAAAATGCTTAGGAACTCTATAAagaatattcaacaaaatgtTTTAATCGATGCTGAGCGGAAAGCAGTTGGTGATAAAAAAGCTGAAATTACTAAAAGACTAAAGGATAAATTGGAAAAGGGTAAAGTAGAGAAGAACAATAGTGCCCTGATTAAAGAACAACCTGAGAAAATTATTCCAACCATAGATGGTCAAGAGAAGCACCAAcctaagaagaagaaaaataagaacaaaaataaacagaaataa
- the LOC126737140 gene encoding SET domain-containing protein SmydA-8-like isoform X1: MAGITYKIQKNELLGRYMVANKDLKQGELILKESPAILGPHLNGPARCFRCLQVINLMMCSFCDECNTALLCVNHCKGKYHPEEECLTLKTQKIKGQLLAENPAAILPLKCLLLGIYNPDLFSDIMDMEAHMEKRRDTAIWRRHRISVEDVLKDTNLLSDKDIKEELVQKVCGILDVNTFELRLPRGGPELLGQVRPPPSEQFSYTPNPVQSRLRALYPLAALMAHDCTQNTHVSVDDNFVMSIYASVDIGEGEPILNNYANVLDGNQERHQHLLEGKYFICKCKRCIDPSEFGTEISSLVCHKCRKGFLRYTEIEDGFKIWKCSDCNLCFKDFLINLAIEEGRNRINDMDLTDIRGLEDLYRRLLLTFHPNHFLLLELKQIMVGLYSKLPPTKNNLNRKIDLCGRLMSVFGRIEPGISRIKALTMYELHTALVDIANKRYRDNELNDHELLKELETAERILKESIKFLLYEPPKSPEGRLAQDAMGELKMLRNSIKNIQQNVLIDAERKAVGDKKAEITKRLKDKLEKGKVEKNNSALIKEQPEKIIPTIDGQEKHQPKKKKNKNKNKQK, translated from the exons ATGGCTGGAATaacttataaaatacaaaaaaatgaattattggGGCG GTATATGGTTGCAAATAAAGATCTAAAACAAGGAGAACTTATACTGAAAGAATCTCCTGCTATATTAGGACCTCATTTAAATGGACCTGCAAGATGTTTTAGATGCTTACAAGTTATAAACTTGATGATGTGCTCCTTTTGCGACGAATGTAATACAGCTCTACTGTGTGTTAATCATTGTAAAG GTAAATATCATCCCGAAGAAGAATGCCTAACTTTAAAAACGCAAAAAATCAAAGGCCAATTACTGGCGGAGAATCCGGCAGCAATTCTCCccttaaaatgtcttttattggGGATTTATAATCCAGATCTATTTTCTGATATCATGGACATGGAGGCGCATATGGAGAAAAGGAGGGATACAGCTATTTGGAGAAGGCACAGGATTTCTGTTGAAGATGTTCTCAAAGATACGAACTTGTTAAGTGATAAAGATATTAAAGAGGAACTTGTGCAAAAGGTTTGCGGGATTTTGGATGTGAATACTTTTGAG TTAAGGCTACCCCGTGGTGGCCCTGAACTTCTTGGTCAG gtAAGACCTCCACCTAGTGAACAATTTAGCTACACCCCAAATCCAGTGCAAAGTCGCCTAAGAGCCCTCTATCCATTAGCAGCCCTCATGGCACACGATTGTACCCAAAACACTCATGTGTCTGTAGATGATAATTTCGTAATGAGTATTTATGCTAGTGTAGATATTGGAGAGGGTGAACCTATACTAAACAACTACGCCAATGTATTAGAT GGTAACCAGGAGAGACATCAGCACTTATTAGAAGGCAAATACTTTATATGTAAGTGCAAAAGGTGCATAGATCCTTCGGAGTTTGGTACTGAAATTAGCTCTCTGGTTTGCCATAAATGCAGGAAAGGATTTTTAAGATATACAGAAATTGAAGACGGTTTCAAAATATGGAAGTGCAGCGATTGCAACTTATGTTTTAAagactttttgataaatttagcTATTGAAGAGGGAAGAAACAGGATAAATGATATGG ATCTAACAGACATTCGTGGACTGGAAGACTTATATAGACGTTTGTTATTAACCTTCCATCCAAATCATTTTCTTTTGTTAGAACTAAAGCAAATTATGGTTGGCTTGTATTCAAAATTGCCTCCAACCAAGaataatttaaacagaaaaatcgATTTATGTGGTAGATTAATGTCTGTATTTGGACGAATAGAACCAGGAATCTCTAGAATTAAAG CACTTACAATGTACGAGTTGCATACAGCCTTAGTAGACATAGCCAATAAACGATATAGAGACAATGAACTAAATGACCATGAACTACTCAAAGAACTTGAAACGGCTGAAAGGATCCTTAAGgaatctattaaatttttattgtatgaaCCTCCCAAAAGTCCGGAAGGAAGACTTGCCCAAGATGCAATGGGCGAACTGAAAATGCTTAGGAACTCTATAAagaatattcaacaaaatgtTTTAATCGATGCTGAGCGGAAAGCAGTTGGTGATAAAAAAGCTGAAATTACTAAAAGACTAAAGGATAAATTGGAAAAGGGTAAAGTAGAGAAGAACAATAGTGCCCTGATTAAAGAACAACCTGAGAAAATTATTCCAACCATAGATGGTCAAGAGAAGCACCAAcctaagaagaagaaaaataagaacaaaaataaacagaaataa